Below is a window of Pseudodesulfovibrio sp. 5S69 DNA.
CGACATTCCGGACGACTGCTTCGTGACCATTCTGGGCCCGTCCGGCTGCGGCAAGACCACCATCCTGCGCATGATCGGCGGGTTCGAGTCCGTGACCGACGGCTCGCTCACCCTCCAGGGCACCCCGCTCATGGGCGTCATGCCCTACGAGCGCCCCATCAACACGGTCTTCCAGAACTATGCCCTGTTCCCGCACCTGCGCGTGGCCGACAACGTGGCCTTCGGCCTGAACCTGCGCAAGCTGCCCAAGATCGAGGTCAAACGCCGCGTGGACAAGGCGCTCGAAACCGTCAAGATGGAGTCCATGGCCGCGCGCTACCCGTCCCAGCTCTCGGGCGGGCAGCAGCAGCGCGTGGCCCTGGCCCGCGCCTTCGTCAACGAGCCCAAGCTGCTCCTGCTCGACGAACCGCTCGGTGCGCTGGACCTCAAGATGCGCCGCCACATGCAGGTGGAGCTCAAGGACCTCCAGCAGCGGCTGGCCATGAGTTTCCTTTACGTCACCCACGATCAGGAGGAGGCCTTTGCCCTGTCCGACATCATCATCGTCATGAACGGCGGACGCATCGAACAGGCGGCCTGTCCCGAAGAAATTTACCATGCCCCGGTCAATGCCTACGTGGCCGACTTCATCGGCGGCGCGAACCTCGTCCCCGGCACGGTCGTCTCGGTCGACAAAGCGTCCGGCAAGGCGGCCATCGAGACCCCGCTCGGAACCATCGAGGCCCCGAGCAGCCCCAAGGTCGCCGTGAATGAACCCGCCTGCCTGTGCGTCCGGGCCGAGGACACCCAACCCGTGGGCGCGCCCGAGGCGCAATCCATGACCTTCAGAGCCACGGTCACCCACGTGGTCTTCCAGGGCAGCGTCAAGATGGTCGAGGTGGAGGTGGCCGGGCAGCGCATCGTGGCCCGGTTGTCCCACGACGTTCCGGCCGAGCCCGGCGATTCCCTGGACCTGGCCGTGCCGGGCCACCGGCTGCGCGTGGTCCACGGCGCCCCCCC
It encodes the following:
- a CDS encoding ABC transporter ATP-binding protein; the encoded protein is MNRHCTTTPASSVLLEARGLTKDYGSFRAVHGVDFDIPDDCFVTILGPSGCGKTTILRMIGGFESVTDGSLTLQGTPLMGVMPYERPINTVFQNYALFPHLRVADNVAFGLNLRKLPKIEVKRRVDKALETVKMESMAARYPSQLSGGQQQRVALARAFVNEPKLLLLDEPLGALDLKMRRHMQVELKDLQQRLAMSFLYVTHDQEEAFALSDIIIVMNGGRIEQAACPEEIYHAPVNAYVADFIGGANLVPGTVVSVDKASGKAAIETPLGTIEAPSSPKVAVNEPACLCVRAEDTQPVGAPEAQSMTFRATVTHVVFQGSVKMVEVEVAGQRIVARLSHDVPAEPGDSLDLAVPGHRLRVVHGAPPEGGGAL